From a region of the Panicum virgatum strain AP13 chromosome 2K, P.virgatum_v5, whole genome shotgun sequence genome:
- the LOC120695977 gene encoding putative non-specific lipid-transfer protein 14, which translates to MAAARWSLVVVVGAAVALSCSSRCAAASTAASSSRPLAYAAGSDDSSSPPKASLDCGTVTSLLAGCAAFVRRGEAAPSQSVPAPGAACCEGVAELYAVAADSADNWRSVCGCMAGLVRRYISNASAIALLPVLCGVLPPAGRAVGDTLHVLHKPSLRSQPWPAVKG; encoded by the exons atggcggcggcgaggtggtctCTTGTAGTAGTagtcggcgccgccgtcgccctgtcTTGTTCATCGCGGTGCGCCGCTGCGTCGACGGCCGCGTCCAGCAGCAGGCCACTGGCGTACGCGGCGGGCTCCGACgactcgtcgtcgccgccgaagGCGTCGCTGGACTGCGGCACGGTGACGTCGCTGCTGGCGGGCTGCGCGGCCTTcgtccggcgcggcgaggcggcgccctCTCAGTCCGTGCCGGCGCCCGGCGCGGCGTGCTGCGAGGGCGTGGCGGAGCTCTACGCCGTGGCGGCGGACTCCGCGGACAACTGGCGGTCGGTGTGCGGCTGCATGGCGGGGCTCGTCCGGCGGTACATCTCCAACGCGTCCGCCATCGCGCTGCTGCCGGTGCTCTGCGGCGTCCTGCCGCCCGCCGGGCGCGCCGTCGGCGACACCCTGCACGTACTGCACAAG CCCTCCTTGAGGTcgcagccatggccggccgtgAAAGGGTAA